In Candidatus Binatota bacterium, the following proteins share a genomic window:
- a CDS encoding lipopolysaccharide heptosyltransferase family protein → RWPLERWRQYLQRLDAAGIRAMLLWGPDEVELVEELRGALGSGSSVAPSTTLPELVALTGQFRAYVGSDTAALHMAWLQGVPAAVFSGPKPLTTAAPLELVDHRILRREEHYVDGLAPSRQSPQVTTEVTVEQVVAATRSLLAASSASV, encoded by the coding sequence CGCTGGCCGCTTGAGCGTTGGAGGCAGTACCTGCAGCGGCTCGATGCCGCCGGCATAAGGGCGATGCTGCTGTGGGGGCCCGACGAAGTGGAGCTGGTAGAGGAGCTGCGTGGCGCGCTCGGATCGGGCAGCAGCGTGGCGCCCTCAACCACGCTGCCTGAGCTGGTGGCCTTGACGGGGCAGTTCAGGGCCTACGTGGGTAGCGATACGGCGGCCTTGCACATGGCCTGGCTGCAGGGTGTACCAGCGGCGGTATTTTCGGGTCCCAAACCGCTGACCACGGCCGCACCGCTGGAGCTGGTTGACCACAGGATACTCAGGAGAGAGGAGCACTACGTGGACGGTCTGGCGCCCAGTCGCCAATCCCCTCAAGTTACAACGGAAGTAACGGTCGAGCAGGTAGTCGCTGCCACCCGTTCCTTGCTGGCAGCTTCATCGGCCAGTGTCTGA